One genomic region from Anopheles bellator chromosome 2, idAnoBellAS_SP24_06.2, whole genome shotgun sequence encodes:
- the LOC131207505 gene encoding L-threonine ammonia-lyase-like, with the protein MRVDAGRLLAGFTATTKNIAPNTIVSSFRASWNVPNFRDFHAALFRGVELEKCPSFKRTTENCRRSFVSNQETVADGLVVLWAGKMVVVKEKRIVLVIFRPVELEKCVVEGAGATGLAAIMAAHLNEFMGKRLVLLICGGNIDTTMFGKCLERGMAAEGRLQR; encoded by the exons ATGAGGGTAGATGCTGGTAGGCTCCTTGCCGGTTTCACTGCCACCACCAAAAATATTGCTCCAAATACCATCGTATCATCGTTCAGGGCAAGCTGGAATGTGCCAAACTTCCGTGATTTTCATGCAGCACTTTTTCGGGGTGTGGAGTTGGAAAAGTGTCCTAGTTTTAAGCGGACTACCGAGAACTGTCGTCGGAGCTTCGTATCAAACCAggaaacggtggccgatggattggtggtgctgtggGCCGGCAAAATGGTGGTCGTTAAGGAGAAACGGATTGTATTGGTCATTTTTCGACCTGTCGAGTTGGAAAAGTGCGTCGTGGAAGGTGCTGGTGCTACCGGGTTGGCGGCCATCATGGCCGCTCATCTGAACGAATTCATGGGAAAAAG GCTGGTGCTGCTAATTTGTGGAGGCAACATCGATACCACGATGTTCGGCAAGTGTCTCGAGCGTGGAATGGCCGCCGAAGGTCGCTTGCAGAG GTGA